One Cellulomonas taurus genomic region harbors:
- a CDS encoding P-II family nitrogen regulator, whose amino-acid sequence MTKLVSAVIQPHRLDDVKSALEAAGVRGLTVSEASGYGRQRGHTEVYRGAEYTVDLVPKVKIDVLVRDEDSAEVVEVLIKAAQTGKIGDGKVWVVPVEDVARVRTGEHGPDAL is encoded by the coding sequence ATGACCAAGCTCGTGTCGGCTGTCATCCAGCCGCATCGGTTGGACGACGTGAAGTCAGCCCTGGAAGCAGCCGGTGTGCGCGGCCTGACCGTGAGCGAGGCGAGCGGCTACGGCCGTCAGCGCGGTCACACCGAGGTCTACCGCGGCGCCGAGTACACCGTGGACCTGGTGCCCAAGGTCAAGATCGACGTCCTGGTCCGGGACGAGGACTCGGCCGAGGTGGTCGAGGTCCTGATCAAGGCGGCCCAGACCGGCAAGATCGGTGACGGCAAGGTGTGGGTGGTCCCGGTCGAGGACGTGGCCCGGGTCCGTACCGGCGAGCACGGACCGGATGCCCTGTGA
- a CDS encoding ammonium transporter: MDLDTGATAWMLMSASLVLLMTPGLAFFYGGMVRGKSVLNMMMMSFIAIGAVVVVYVLYGWSMSYGSDVGGFFGNPFDQFGLSGTIWNDDGSYAIDGFGVPVIVGVAFQVTFAIITVALISGAIADRVKFGTWVVFAVLWVTVSYFPLAHMVWGGGQLSGAENGIAAKIFGVTDGAATVAPIDFAGGTVVHINAGIAGLVLALIIGKRKGFGREPMRPHNLPFVMLGAALLWFGWFGFNAGSAFTADGNAGLAWVNTTAATAAAMIGWLITEKIRDGHATSLGAASGVVAGLVAITPAAGALRPVTSIILGVVAGALCALAVGLKYKFGYDDSLDVVGVHLVGGLVGTIGIGFLAADGGLFLGDGVKLLVVQFVIALVALIFSGLVTLVIGYILKVTLGWRVSEEAEVGGIDLAVHGETAYETLGGARVVTEVK, encoded by the coding sequence ATGGACCTGGACACCGGAGCGACAGCCTGGATGCTGATGTCAGCATCGCTGGTGCTGCTCATGACGCCTGGACTGGCGTTCTTCTACGGGGGCATGGTGCGCGGCAAGTCCGTGCTCAACATGATGATGATGTCCTTCATCGCCATTGGCGCGGTGGTGGTCGTCTACGTGCTGTACGGCTGGTCGATGTCGTACGGCTCGGACGTGGGGGGATTCTTCGGCAACCCGTTCGACCAGTTCGGGCTGAGCGGCACGATCTGGAACGACGACGGCAGCTACGCCATCGACGGGTTCGGCGTGCCGGTGATCGTCGGGGTGGCCTTCCAGGTGACCTTCGCGATCATCACTGTGGCGCTGATCTCCGGTGCGATCGCCGACCGCGTGAAGTTCGGGACCTGGGTGGTCTTCGCCGTCCTGTGGGTCACGGTCAGCTACTTCCCGCTGGCGCACATGGTCTGGGGCGGCGGTCAGCTGTCCGGTGCCGAGAACGGCATCGCCGCGAAGATCTTCGGGGTCACCGACGGCGCGGCCACCGTGGCACCGATCGACTTCGCCGGCGGCACCGTGGTGCACATCAACGCCGGTATCGCCGGTCTGGTGCTGGCCCTGATCATCGGCAAGCGCAAGGGCTTCGGCCGTGAGCCGATGCGCCCGCACAACCTGCCGTTCGTGATGCTCGGCGCCGCGCTGCTGTGGTTCGGCTGGTTCGGCTTCAACGCCGGATCCGCGTTCACCGCCGACGGCAACGCCGGTCTGGCCTGGGTGAACACCACCGCCGCCACCGCCGCCGCGATGATCGGCTGGCTGATCACGGAGAAGATCCGCGACGGCCACGCCACCAGCCTGGGTGCCGCCTCCGGTGTGGTCGCCGGTCTGGTCGCCATCACCCCGGCCGCCGGGGCACTGCGCCCGGTCACCTCGATCATCCTCGGTGTGGTCGCCGGTGCGCTCTGCGCCCTGGCCGTCGGCCTGAAGTACAAGTTCGGTTACGACGACTCGCTCGACGTGGTGGGTGTCCACCTGGTCGGCGGTTTGGTCGGCACCATCGGCATCGGCTTCCTGGCCGCCGACGGTGGGCTGTTCCTCGGTGACGGCGTCAAGCTCCTGGTGGTCCAGTTCGTCATCGCGCTGGTCGCCCTGATCTTCTCCGGCCTGGTCACCCTGGTGATCGGCTACATCCTGAAGGTCACCCTGGGGTGGCGGGTGAGCGAAGAGGCCGAGGTCGGCGGGATCGACCTGGCTGTGCACGGTGAGACCGCGTACGAGACGCTGGGTGGAGCCCGCGTGGTGACGGAGGTGAAGTGA
- the ftsY gene encoding signal recognition particle-docking protein FtsY, producing MDHSDLLNLLYVAVPALVVIAGGGTLIARRRRGDDTTVDREAPATPADVEVPDAPVADDVVVETPPVPTVETPAPAAGRLARLRDRLARSGSPLGARMLQVLSRDHLTEDDWDELEETLLLADVGAGPSAELVDALRTQARVQGLKDPAQVRDLLREQLLALVDPSLDRSLATTPGQAEDGSRTPAVVMVVGVNGTGKTTTVGKLARVLVAEESTVLLGAADTFRAAAADQLETWGSRVGIRTVRSDKDGADPASVAFEAVAAGIDEGVDVVLVDTAGRLQNKAGLMDELGKITRVITRRAPLSEVLLVLDATTGQNGLNQARVFAEVAGVTGIVLTKLDGTAKGGIVVAVQRELGVPVKLVGLGEGPDDLAPFDAEEFVDGILG from the coding sequence GTGGACCACTCCGACCTGCTCAATCTGCTCTACGTCGCCGTCCCCGCCCTGGTGGTGATCGCCGGTGGCGGCACGCTGATCGCCCGCCGTCGCCGCGGTGACGACACCACCGTCGACCGCGAGGCACCCGCCACGCCGGCCGACGTCGAGGTGCCGGACGCCCCGGTCGCCGACGACGTGGTGGTCGAGACCCCGCCGGTTCCCACCGTCGAGACCCCGGCACCCGCGGCCGGACGGCTCGCCCGGCTGCGCGACCGCCTGGCCCGCTCCGGGTCGCCGCTGGGTGCCCGGATGCTGCAGGTGCTCTCCCGCGACCACCTGACCGAGGACGACTGGGACGAGCTGGAGGAGACCCTGCTGCTCGCCGACGTCGGCGCGGGTCCGTCCGCCGAGCTGGTCGACGCGCTGCGCACCCAGGCCCGGGTACAGGGCCTCAAGGACCCGGCGCAGGTCCGCGATCTGCTCCGCGAGCAGCTGCTGGCGCTGGTCGACCCGTCGCTGGACCGGTCCCTGGCCACCACCCCCGGCCAGGCCGAGGACGGCAGCCGCACCCCCGCCGTCGTGATGGTGGTCGGGGTCAACGGCACCGGTAAGACCACCACGGTCGGCAAGCTCGCCCGGGTGCTGGTCGCCGAGGAGTCCACCGTGCTGCTGGGCGCCGCCGACACCTTCCGGGCCGCGGCTGCCGACCAGCTGGAGACCTGGGGCTCCCGGGTCGGCATCCGCACCGTGCGCTCGGACAAGGACGGCGCCGACCCGGCGTCGGTGGCCTTCGAGGCCGTGGCCGCGGGCATCGACGAGGGGGTCGACGTGGTGCTGGTCGACACCGCCGGGCGGCTGCAGAACAAGGCCGGGCTGATGGACGAGCTGGGCAAGATCACCCGCGTCATCACCCGCCGTGCCCCGCTGTCCGAGGTGCTGCTGGTGCTGGACGCGACCACCGGTCAGAACGGCCTGAACCAGGCCCGGGTGTTCGCGGAGGTGGCCGGGGTCACCGGCATCGTGCTCACCAAGCTGGACGGCACCGCCAAGGGCGGCATCGTGGTCGCGGTGCAGCGCGAGCTCGGCGTGCCGGTGAAGCTGGTGGGTCTGGGCGAGGGGCCGGACGACCTCGCGCCCTTCGACGCCGAGGAGTTCGTGGACGGCATTCTGGGCTGA
- the smc gene encoding chromosome segregation protein SMC gives MHLKTLTLRGFKSFASATTLNLEPGVTCVVGPNGSGKSNVVDALAWVMGEQGAKSLRGGKMEDVIFAGTSGRPPLGRAEVSLTIDNSDGALPIEYTEVTISRTLFRSGGSEYAINGRAARLLDIQELLSDSGLGREMHVIVGQGQLDAVLRATPEERRGFIEEAAGVLKHRKRKEKALRKLDAMQANLTRLTDLTGELRRQLGPLGRQAEVARKAQQVQADVRDARARLLADDLAQLTATLEQDIADETALLARKASAEQALNAARDRLTTLEREAAEAAPALGEAADLWYRLSALRERLRGTASLATDRARLLGSAAPERTDGRDPEELERQAERARAAEAELAQEVAAAQEALDRAQAARQQVEQEAQEAERALATVLRGAADRREGLARLAGQVAARRSRLEATESELERLHQTLAEAEQRGHAATVEFTALETQVAGVEEGEEGLDAEHEAAADALEHATARVRELTEQLAAAEQERTALASRIETLELSLTRKDGAGALLAAEDLTGVIGSLAALIAVAPEDEEAVVAALGASADAVAVQSVGAAVDAIRYLREQDAGRAGLVVADAGTATEVDQGTAPQRSRWALDLVQCPAQIRPAVTRLLTGVAVVDDLATAHAVLADRPELVVVTRTGDALATHRAHGGSAAAPSALHWQAALDEARTGAERASATAEQARFALVGAREAEAAAREVYEGTLDRLNESDAALAAVAEQLGQLGATARAAAAEADRVRATLATAEQTLAQGQAELADLTARLAAAEAEPADTEAAIEQRTADRDALAIRATAARAAETEARLTLRTSEERARALSGRAESLDRAARAEREARDRAARREQQRARQSATATAVARGAAQALAVIDHAVQQAADAREAAEAARAERETQLSAVRTELDQRQTDLARLTDAAHRDEMARAEQRLRIEALQNRAIEELGIDPTVLVDEYGPHQPVPALAEDGTVVEGETVAFVREQQEKRLAAAERALARLGKVNPLALEEFAALEERHTFLVEQLGDLKKSRADLLQIVQDIDDRVEQVFTEAYRDTAAQFDRVFPRLFPGGEGRLVLTDPSDMLTTGIEVEARPAGKKVKRLSLLSGGERSLTAVALLVSIFKARPSPFYVMDEVEAALDDVNLGRLLEIFRELQEDSQLIVVTHQKRTMEIADALYGVTMRGDGVTTVISQRLAAETA, from the coding sequence GTGCACCTGAAGACGCTCACCCTGCGCGGGTTCAAGTCGTTCGCCTCGGCGACGACCCTGAACCTGGAGCCGGGCGTGACCTGCGTCGTCGGTCCGAACGGCTCCGGCAAGTCGAATGTGGTCGACGCCCTCGCCTGGGTGATGGGGGAGCAGGGCGCGAAGTCGCTGCGCGGCGGCAAGATGGAGGATGTCATCTTCGCCGGGACCTCCGGGCGGCCGCCGCTGGGTCGGGCCGAGGTGTCTCTCACCATCGACAACTCCGACGGTGCGCTGCCGATCGAGTACACCGAGGTCACGATCTCCCGGACGCTGTTCCGCAGCGGCGGCTCGGAGTACGCGATCAACGGCCGGGCGGCGCGGTTGCTGGACATCCAGGAGCTGCTCTCCGACTCCGGCCTGGGCCGGGAGATGCACGTCATCGTCGGGCAGGGGCAGCTGGACGCGGTGCTGCGCGCCACCCCGGAGGAACGACGCGGCTTCATCGAGGAGGCGGCCGGCGTCCTCAAGCATCGCAAGCGCAAGGAGAAGGCGCTCCGCAAGCTCGATGCGATGCAGGCGAATCTCACCCGGCTCACCGACCTGACCGGGGAGCTGCGTCGTCAGCTCGGCCCGCTGGGCCGCCAGGCCGAGGTGGCCCGCAAGGCACAGCAGGTCCAGGCCGACGTCCGCGACGCCCGCGCCCGGCTGCTCGCCGACGACCTGGCGCAGCTGACGGCCACCCTGGAACAGGACATCGCCGACGAGACCGCGCTGCTGGCCCGCAAGGCGAGCGCGGAGCAGGCGCTCAACGCCGCCCGGGACCGGCTGACCACCTTGGAACGCGAGGCGGCCGAGGCGGCACCGGCGCTGGGTGAGGCGGCGGATCTCTGGTACCGGCTGTCCGCCCTGCGCGAGCGGCTGCGCGGGACCGCCTCCCTGGCCACCGACCGGGCGCGGTTGCTCGGCAGCGCCGCTCCGGAGCGGACCGACGGGCGCGATCCGGAGGAACTGGAACGGCAGGCCGAACGCGCCCGGGCGGCGGAGGCCGAGCTGGCGCAGGAGGTCGCGGCCGCCCAGGAGGCGCTGGACCGGGCCCAGGCCGCCCGCCAGCAGGTCGAGCAGGAGGCGCAGGAGGCCGAGCGCGCGCTGGCGACGGTGCTGCGCGGGGCCGCCGACCGCCGGGAGGGCCTGGCCCGGCTCGCCGGTCAGGTCGCCGCCCGCCGCAGCCGCCTGGAGGCCACCGAGTCCGAGCTGGAACGCCTGCACCAGACCCTCGCCGAGGCCGAGCAGCGCGGTCACGCCGCCACGGTGGAGTTCACCGCGCTGGAGACCCAGGTCGCCGGGGTCGAGGAGGGCGAGGAGGGGTTGGACGCCGAGCACGAGGCAGCCGCCGACGCCCTGGAGCACGCCACCGCCCGGGTCCGGGAGCTCACCGAGCAGCTGGCCGCCGCCGAGCAGGAACGCACCGCCCTGGCGTCCCGGATCGAGACGCTGGAACTCAGCCTGACCCGCAAGGACGGGGCGGGCGCGCTGCTCGCCGCCGAGGACCTCACCGGGGTGATCGGGTCGCTGGCGGCCCTGATCGCCGTCGCACCCGAGGACGAGGAGGCGGTGGTCGCGGCCCTCGGTGCCTCGGCGGATGCGGTGGCCGTGCAGTCGGTGGGTGCCGCGGTGGACGCGATCCGCTACCTCCGCGAGCAGGACGCCGGTCGGGCCGGGCTGGTGGTCGCCGACGCCGGGACCGCCACCGAGGTCGACCAGGGGACCGCGCCGCAGCGGTCGCGGTGGGCGCTGGACCTGGTGCAGTGCCCGGCCCAGATCCGCCCGGCCGTCACCCGGCTGCTCACCGGGGTGGCGGTGGTCGACGACCTGGCGACCGCCCATGCCGTGCTCGCCGACCGGCCCGAGCTGGTGGTCGTCACCCGCACCGGCGACGCCCTGGCGACCCATCGGGCGCACGGTGGATCGGCGGCCGCCCCGAGCGCCCTGCACTGGCAGGCGGCCCTGGACGAGGCGCGCACCGGCGCCGAGCGCGCGTCCGCCACCGCCGAACAGGCCCGGTTCGCCCTGGTCGGTGCCCGCGAGGCCGAGGCCGCCGCCCGCGAGGTCTACGAGGGCACCCTGGACCGGCTGAACGAGTCCGACGCCGCCCTGGCCGCCGTCGCCGAACAGCTCGGCCAGCTCGGGGCCACCGCCCGCGCCGCCGCCGCCGAGGCCGACCGGGTGCGTGCCACCCTGGCCACCGCCGAGCAGACCCTGGCGCAGGGCCAGGCCGAACTCGCCGACCTCACCGCCCGCCTGGCAGCCGCCGAGGCGGAACCGGCCGACACCGAGGCGGCGATCGAGCAGCGCACCGCCGACCGTGACGCCCTGGCCATCCGCGCCACCGCCGCCCGCGCGGCCGAGACCGAGGCCCGGCTCACCCTGCGCACCAGCGAGGAGCGCGCGCGGGCGCTCTCCGGCCGCGCCGAGTCCCTGGACCGAGCCGCCAGGGCCGAGCGCGAGGCCCGTGATCGCGCCGCCCGCCGTGAGCAGCAGCGCGCCCGGCAGTCCGCCACCGCCACCGCCGTCGCCCGCGGTGCCGCGCAGGCGCTCGCGGTGATCGACCACGCGGTGCAGCAGGCGGCGGACGCACGGGAGGCCGCCGAGGCGGCCCGCGCCGAACGCGAGACCCAACTGTCGGCGGTGCGCACCGAGCTGGACCAGCGGCAGACCGACCTGGCCCGGCTCACCGACGCCGCGCACCGGGACGAGATGGCCCGCGCCGAACAACGCCTGCGGATCGAGGCGCTGCAGAACCGCGCCATCGAGGAGCTCGGCATCGACCCCACCGTCCTGGTGGACGAGTACGGTCCGCACCAGCCGGTGCCGGCGCTGGCCGAGGACGGCACCGTGGTCGAGGGCGAGACGGTCGCCTTCGTGCGCGAGCAGCAGGAGAAGCGGCTGGCCGCCGCCGAACGTGCGCTGGCCCGGCTGGGCAAGGTCAACCCGCTCGCGCTGGAGGAGTTCGCGGCGCTGGAGGAGCGGCACACCTTCCTGGTCGAGCAGCTCGGCGACCTGAAGAAGTCCCGCGCGGACCTGTTGCAGATCGTGCAGGACATCGACGACCGGGTGGAGCAGGTGTTCACCGAGGCGTACCGGGACACCGCCGCCCAGTTCGACCGGGTGTTCCCCCGGCTGTTCCCCGGCGGCGAGGGCCGACTGGTGCTCACCGACCCGTCCGACATGCTCACCACCGGCATCGAGGTCGAGGCGCGGCCCGCGGGCAAGAAGGTCAAGCGGCTGTCCCTGCTGTCCGGCGGTGAGCGCTCGCTGACCGCGGTGGCGCTGCTGGTGTCGATCTTCAAGGCGCGGCCGAGCCCGTTCTACGTGATGGACGAGGTCGAGGCGGCCCTGGACGACGTGAACCTGGGTCGCCTGCTGGAGATCTTCCGCGAGCTGCAGGAGGACTCGCAGCTGATCGTGGTCACCCACCAGAAGCGCACGATGGAGATCGCCGACGCCCTGTACGGGGTCACCATGCGCGGCGACGGGGTGACCACCGTCATCAGCCAACGGCTGGCCGCCGAGACCGCCTGA
- a CDS encoding DEAD/DEAH box helicase yields the protein MSPTPSPERWQEVLASLAASVAADQPAAAGPTTDTGLQFELRELTPRTRERWNGPTSRTVGGRVRRDDPPGNGEYRLAVRPVLRTARGWARGSVTWANIPHQRTRLGLDPAQHRWFCELGALHRAAGPAAPGTDPDWVFLDEFANPVLWELLDQAERLGIAFVGSGSGAAITRGRRADLTLDATHTAAGIRVAARLTVDGAPVDPSHAHPIGDHGVYVVDPAQPRQIVLAPADLDAQRLALLGANGRRSVAEALGDGVLVPPDQLDELLTGDLELASADGSVVIPPPAPPTLVLQVRFAPRHTVELHWGWRSGPRSGPAPDPRALIPAGTLPDDWWTDDPLPLPVSLRDVEAAEFVAVTLPLLTALPGVAVETVGTRPDYRELRGDPVLTVTTLPTEKHDWFDLGVTVTLDGRDIPFVPLFRALAKGRKKLLLVDGSYLRLDHPALATLTELITEARDLSEWETGPRISRHQTSLWADFVDLADQATPAVQWRALVDEAAADAPRPTPPPTGLRAELRPYQQEGFDWLAFLWRHRLGGILADDMGLGKTVQCLALVQHAVEQDAVQQDEAVRRAAPFLVVAPTSVTANWVAEAARFTPGLTVRRVTSTGVDLATVRDGADIVVTSYALLRLGAASYAAVDWAGVILDEAQQVKNHAAQVHRAAKDLTTPFTLAVTGTPIENSLTELHALFALTAPGLFPSARAFAEQYLRPIEGERTGVTSGKSAGSLPVDLGRSREERLARLRRRIRPFLLRRTKEVVAAELPEKQEQTLTVELSPAHRDLYDLYLQRERQKLFGLIDDLDRQRFIVYRSLTLLRMLALDPALIDPEQTGIPSAKLDLLLEQLEDLRAEGHRALVFSQFTSYLSRAAERLTAAGIPFVSLDGSTTGRQRVIDEFRTGEAPVFLISLKAGGVGLNLTEADYVFLLDPWWNPAAEQQAVDRTHRIGQDKNVMVYRLIAADTIEEKVLALQARKAELVSAVIDDGDLFSATLTADDVRELLG from the coding sequence GTGTCGCCCACCCCGTCCCCGGAGCGTTGGCAGGAGGTGCTCGCCAGCCTGGCAGCCTCGGTCGCCGCCGATCAGCCCGCCGCCGCCGGGCCGACCACCGACACCGGCCTGCAGTTCGAGCTGCGCGAGCTGACCCCCCGGACCCGGGAACGCTGGAACGGTCCGACCTCACGCACCGTCGGCGGGCGGGTGCGCCGGGACGACCCGCCGGGCAACGGCGAGTACCGCCTGGCCGTGCGGCCGGTGCTGCGGACGGCTCGCGGCTGGGCCCGGGGCAGCGTCACCTGGGCGAACATCCCGCACCAGCGCACCCGCCTCGGGCTGGACCCGGCACAGCACCGCTGGTTCTGCGAGCTGGGCGCCCTGCACCGCGCCGCCGGGCCCGCCGCGCCGGGCACCGACCCGGACTGGGTGTTCCTGGACGAGTTCGCCAACCCGGTGCTCTGGGAACTGCTGGACCAGGCCGAGCGTCTGGGCATCGCCTTCGTCGGCTCGGGCAGCGGTGCGGCGATCACGCGGGGGCGGCGCGCGGACCTGACCCTGGACGCCACCCACACCGCGGCGGGCATCCGGGTGGCCGCCCGGCTGACGGTGGACGGCGCGCCGGTCGACCCGTCGCACGCCCATCCGATCGGCGACCACGGGGTGTACGTCGTCGACCCGGCGCAGCCGCGGCAGATCGTCCTCGCCCCGGCGGACCTGGACGCGCAACGACTGGCGCTGCTGGGCGCCAACGGTCGGCGCAGCGTGGCGGAAGCGCTCGGGGACGGCGTGCTGGTGCCCCCCGACCAGCTGGACGAGCTGCTGACCGGCGACCTGGAACTCGCCTCGGCCGACGGGTCGGTGGTGATCCCGCCGCCCGCGCCGCCGACCCTGGTCCTCCAGGTGCGGTTCGCCCCGCGCCACACGGTGGAGCTGCACTGGGGCTGGCGGTCGGGACCGCGCAGCGGACCGGCACCGGACCCGCGCGCCCTGATCCCGGCCGGGACGCTGCCGGACGACTGGTGGACCGACGACCCGCTCCCGCTGCCGGTGAGCCTGCGGGACGTCGAGGCGGCGGAGTTCGTCGCGGTGACCCTGCCGCTGCTGACCGCCCTGCCCGGTGTGGCGGTGGAGACGGTGGGCACCCGGCCCGACTACCGCGAGCTGCGCGGGGACCCGGTGCTCACCGTGACCACGCTGCCGACCGAGAAGCACGACTGGTTCGACCTCGGTGTGACGGTGACGTTGGACGGCCGGGACATCCCGTTCGTGCCGCTGTTCCGCGCACTGGCCAAGGGACGCAAGAAGCTGCTGCTGGTGGACGGCAGCTACCTCCGGCTGGACCACCCGGCGCTGGCCACTCTGACCGAGCTGATCACCGAGGCCCGCGACCTGAGCGAGTGGGAGACCGGACCGCGGATCAGCCGGCACCAGACCAGCCTGTGGGCGGACTTCGTCGACCTCGCCGACCAGGCGACCCCGGCGGTGCAGTGGCGCGCGCTGGTGGACGAGGCGGCGGCCGACGCACCCCGGCCCACGCCCCCGCCGACCGGGCTGCGCGCCGAGCTGCGGCCGTATCAGCAGGAGGGCTTCGACTGGCTGGCGTTCCTGTGGCGGCACCGGCTGGGCGGGATCCTGGCCGACGACATGGGGCTGGGCAAGACGGTGCAGTGCCTGGCGCTGGTGCAGCACGCGGTGGAGCAGGACGCGGTGCAGCAGGACGAGGCGGTGCGCCGCGCGGCACCGTTCCTGGTCGTGGCCCCCACCTCGGTCACGGCGAACTGGGTGGCCGAGGCAGCGCGGTTCACGCCGGGTCTGACGGTGCGGCGGGTCACCAGCACCGGGGTGGACCTGGCCACGGTGCGGGACGGGGCGGACATCGTGGTGACCAGCTACGCCCTGCTCCGGCTCGGCGCCGCGTCCTATGCGGCGGTCGACTGGGCCGGGGTGATCCTGGACGAGGCGCAGCAGGTGAAGAACCACGCCGCGCAGGTGCACCGGGCGGCCAAGGACCTGACCACGCCGTTCACCCTGGCGGTCACCGGCACCCCGATCGAGAACTCGCTGACCGAGCTGCACGCCCTGTTCGCCCTCACCGCGCCGGGGCTGTTCCCCTCCGCCCGGGCGTTCGCCGAGCAGTACCTGCGACCGATCGAGGGCGAGCGCACCGGGGTGACCTCCGGCAAGAGCGCCGGGTCGTTGCCGGTCGACCTGGGGCGGTCCCGGGAGGAGCGCCTGGCCCGACTGCGGCGACGGATCCGCCCGTTCCTGCTGCGGCGCACCAAGGAGGTGGTGGCCGCCGAGCTGCCGGAGAAGCAGGAGCAGACGCTGACGGTGGAGCTGTCCCCCGCCCACCGCGATCTCTACGACCTCTACCTGCAACGGGAGCGCCAGAAGCTGTTCGGGCTGATCGACGACCTGGACCGGCAGCGGTTCATCGTCTACCGCTCGCTCACCCTGCTGCGGATGCTCGCCCTGGATCCGGCGCTGATCGACCCGGAGCAGACCGGCATCCCGTCCGCGAAACTCGACCTCCTGCTGGAACAGCTCGAGGACCTGCGGGCCGAGGGCCACCGGGCGCTGGTGTTCAGCCAGTTCACCTCGTACCTGAGCCGGGCGGCCGAGCGGCTCACCGCCGCCGGGATCCCGTTCGTGTCGCTGGACGGCTCGACCACGGGGCGGCAGCGGGTGATCGACGAGTTCCGCACCGGCGAGGCCCCGGTGTTCCTGATCAGCCTGAAGGCGGGCGGAGTCGGGCTGAACCTCACCGAGGCCGACTACGTCTTCCTGCTCGACCCCTGGTGGAACCCGGCCGCCGAACAGCAGGCCGTCGACCGGACGCACCGGATCGGTCAGGACAAGAACGTGATGGTCTACCGGCTGATCGCCGCCGACACCATCGAGGAGAAGGTGCTGGCGCTTCAGGCACGCAAGGCGGAGCTGGTGAGCGCGGTGATCGACGACGGCGACCTGTTCTCGGCCACGCTCACCGCGGACGACGTCCGGGAGCTGCTGGGCTGA
- the ndk gene encoding nucleoside-diphosphate kinase — translation MSDIQRTLILVKPDGVRRGLAGEVLRRIEAKGYTLAAVELRTADDDLLGQHYAEHQGKPFFGPLVDFMKSGPVLAVVAEGHRVIEGFRSLAGSTEPTAAAPGTIRGDLGRDWGLSVVQNLVHGSDSPESAEREIGLWFPAL, via the coding sequence ATGAGCGACATCCAGCGCACGTTGATCCTGGTCAAGCCGGACGGTGTCCGCCGTGGTCTGGCCGGGGAGGTGCTCCGCCGGATCGAGGCCAAGGGCTACACCCTGGCCGCCGTGGAGCTGCGGACCGCCGACGACGACCTGCTCGGACAGCACTACGCCGAGCACCAGGGCAAGCCGTTCTTCGGCCCCCTGGTCGACTTCATGAAGTCCGGCCCGGTGCTGGCGGTGGTGGCCGAGGGACACCGGGTGATCGAGGGTTTCCGCTCCCTGGCCGGGTCCACCGAGCCGACCGCCGCCGCCCCCGGCACCATCCGGGGCGACCTCGGCCGGGACTGGGGCCTGTCGGTGGTGCAGAACCTGGTGCACGGCTCGGACTCCCCGGAGTCGGCCGAGCGGGAGATCGGGCTCTGGTTCCCGGCGCTCTGA
- a CDS encoding DUF4233 domain-containing protein, which yields MSQPAPRPVRRKKPAKPQFTSTILLLEGVLVLFAALTAYGLQVLPAGVIWTVAGIMFVVFVALSRLVTAPGGYIAGSIAQVLVLACGLVIPMMYLLGVVFIALWISAYRLGARIDAERAAYDAEHPDERGPEDARRAH from the coding sequence GTGAGTCAGCCAGCACCGCGGCCCGTGCGTCGCAAGAAGCCCGCCAAGCCCCAGTTCACCTCGACGATCCTGTTGCTCGAGGGTGTGCTGGTGCTGTTCGCGGCGCTGACGGCGTACGGGCTGCAGGTGCTGCCCGCCGGAGTGATCTGGACCGTCGCGGGGATCATGTTCGTGGTGTTCGTGGCGCTGTCCCGGCTGGTGACAGCGCCCGGCGGGTACATCGCCGGGTCGATCGCCCAGGTGCTGGTGCTGGCCTGCGGCCTGGTGATCCCGATGATGTACCTGCTCGGGGTGGTGTTCATCGCGCTGTGGATCTCGGCCTACCGGCTCGGCGCGCGGATCGACGCCGAGCGGGCGGCCTATGACGCCGAGCACCCGGACGAGCGTGGCCCCGAGGACGCCCGGCGCGCGCACTGA